In Zingiber officinale cultivar Zhangliang chromosome 1A, Zo_v1.1, whole genome shotgun sequence, a genomic segment contains:
- the LOC122038551 gene encoding transport inhibitor response 1-like protein encodes MTEDGDGEEKDEEKQKLSPTRSGGGGVGGGSSGSASSLSKMGRVRGGEERADQPPPFSDQVLENVIENVLEFLEYRRDRNAASLVCRSWYRAEAQTRREVFIGNCYAVSPARAITRFRAARALVLKGRPRFADFNLVPPGWGARFSPWVAAMAPAYPWLERVCLKRMTVSDADLALLARSFPSFRDLTLICCDGFGTPGLATIAELCRNLRVLDLIENDVEDEDEQVADWISKFPEATACLESLSFECVNCPVNFAALEALVVRSRSLRRLRVNQHVSIHQLRRLMERAPQLTQLGTGSFHSVPGAAGAPDLDVADLESTYAASKSLVCLSGFRMLEHEYLPAIFPVCANLVSLNLSYAMITAEQLKPVIFQCHNLHTFWVLDTIGDDGLQAVAKSCKNLSELRVFPFDASEDSEGSVSDSGLVAISEGCPKLRSILYFCQRMTNAAVMAMSKNCPDLVVFRLCIMGRCRPDQITGEPMDEGFGAIVMNCKKLTRLAVSGLLTDRVFEYIANHGKSVRTLSVAFAGNTDLSLKYILEGCPNLQKLEIRDSPFGDAGLLSGIHHFYNMRFVWMSACKLSSAGCKEVARSLPHLVVEVIGEWSQDLDTDAVEKLYLYRSLDGPREDAPPFVKIL; translated from the exons ATGACCGAGGACGGGGATggcgaggagaaggatgaagagaaGCAGAAGCTGTCGCCTACtcgcagcggcggcggcggcgtcggCGGCGGAAGCTCTGGTTCAGCTTCTTCGTTGTCGAAGATGGGGAGAGTGCGAGGCGGCGAGGAGCGGGCAGACCAGCCTCCGCCCTTCTCCGACCAGGTACTGGAGAATGTGATAGAGAACGTGCTGGAGTTCCTGGAGTACCGGCGCGACCGGAACGCGGCGTCTCTGGTGTGTAGGTCGTGGTACCGGGCGGAGGCGCAGACCCGGCGCGAGGTCTTCATTGGCAACTGCTACGCGGTGTCGCCGGCCCGGGCTATAACGCGGTTCCGCGCAGCCCGGGCTCTCGTCCTCAAGGGCCGCCCCCGCTTCGCCGACTTCAACCTCGTTCCCCCGGGGTGGGGTGCCCGTTTCTCGCCCTGGGTCGCTGCCATGGCTCCCGCTTACCCATGGCTTGAGCGGGTCTGCCTCAAGCGCATGACCGTCTCTGACGCTGATCTCGCTCTCCTCGCCCGCTCCTTCCCTTCCTTCCGCGATCTCACCCTCATCTGCTGCGACGGATTCGGCACCCCCGGCCTGGCCACCATCGCCGAGCTTTGCAG GAATCTGAGAGTGTTAGATCTGATCGAGAACGATGTGGAGGACGAGGACGAGCAGGTGGCGGATTGGATTTCGAAGTTCCCGGAAGCAACCGCCTGCCTCGAGTCACTCTCATTCGAATGCGTGAATTGCCCGGTCAACTTCGCCGCCTTGGAGGCGCTCGTCGTCCGCTCGCGCTCCCTCCGCCGCCTCCGGGTCAATCAGCACGTCTCCATCCACCAACTCCGCCGTCTGATGGAGCGCGCGCCACAGCTAACACAGCTCGGCACTGGCTCCTTCCACTCGGTTCCCGGGGCCGCCGGCGCACCAGACCTCGACGTCGCGGATCTCGAGTCCACTTACGCTGCCTCCAAGTCCCTCGTTTGCCTCTCGGGGTTCCGTATGCTAGAGCATGAGTACCTTCCAGCCATCTTCCCTGTTTGCGCAAACCTTGTATCCCTCAACTTGAGCTATGCCATGATTACTGCAGAGCAGCTCAAGCCAGTCATTTTCCAATGCCACAATCTCCACACCTTCTGG GTTCTCGACACCATTGGTGACGATGGTCTCCAAGCAGTGGCCAAGAGCTGTAAGAATCTCTCCGAGCTAAGGGTGTTCCCTTTCGATGCCTCTGAGGACTCTGAGGGCTCTGTGTCCGACTCTGGCCTTGTGGCAATCTCTGAGGGCTGTCCTAAGCTTCGCTCAATTCTGTACTTCTGTCAACGCATGACGAATGCGGCTGTCATGGCCATGTCCAAGAATTGCCCCGATCTGGTTGTTTTTCGCCTTTGCATTATGGGCCGCTGCCGTCCTGACCAGATCACTGGAGAACCCATGGATGAAGGTTTTGGGGCTATTGTCATGAATTGCAAGAAGCTAACTAGGCTTGCTGTTTCTGGCCTCCTCACTGATAGGGTATTTGAGTACATTGCAAATCATGGGAAGTCAGTCCGCACCCTCTCCGTGGCATTTGCTGGGAACACCGACTTGAGTTTGAAATATATTCTCGAAGGATGTCCAAATTTGCAGAAGCTTGAGATCAGGGACAGCCCTTTTGGTGATGCAGGTCTCCTCTCAGGGATCCACCATTTTTACAACATGAGATTTGTGTGGATGTCTGCGTGCAAGCTATCTTCGGCAGGCTGCAAGGAAGTGGCTCGGAGCCTTCCTCACTTGGTGGTTGAAGTAATCGGGGAATGGTCGCAGGACCTTGATACTGATGCAGTCGAGAAGTTGTACTTATACCGTTCCTTGGATGGACCAAGGGAAGATGCACCACCTTTTGTTAAGATCTTGTGA